A DNA window from Chloroflexota bacterium contains the following coding sequences:
- a CDS encoding aldo/keto reductase, which yields MEKIRLGKTNMLVSRLGFGGIPIQRLTEDEAVNVVKRCLDLGITFIDTANAYTTSEERIGKAISGRREELIIATKSLSRKREGVEKHLKLSLERLNVEYIDLYQFHGISDFNSLDMVLGPNGPIAVVERAKDMGLVKHIGITSHQIDVAKKAVASSRFETIMFPFNFVTSEAADELLPLVREHNVGFIVMKPLAGGMIDNAEIAFKYLLQFPDMVTICGIEKVTEIEEIIQILDGPHTMTAAELEEMQKLKQELGTRFCHRCDYCQPCKEGILISTVMMYPSLVRRLPPEHLVSGIWGAIVEKATSCNQCGDCEERCPYHLPIRDMISEYVNQYQREKSKHQKLEPSA from the coding sequence TTGGAGAAGATAAGACTGGGCAAAACTAATATGCTCGTCTCGCGATTGGGTTTCGGTGGTATACCAATTCAGAGGCTCACCGAGGATGAAGCAGTCAACGTGGTCAAAAGATGCCTGGACCTGGGCATCACTTTCATTGATACTGCCAATGCTTATACCACCAGCGAGGAACGCATCGGCAAGGCTATCTCAGGACGGCGGGAGGAGCTTATTATAGCCACAAAGTCGCTTTCACGAAAGCGCGAGGGGGTGGAAAAACACCTAAAGCTAAGCCTGGAGCGGCTTAACGTTGAGTATATAGACCTGTACCAATTCCACGGCATCAGCGACTTTAACTCTCTGGACATGGTTCTTGGCCCCAACGGGCCGATAGCCGTGGTGGAAAGGGCTAAAGACATGGGGCTGGTGAAACATATCGGCATTACTTCGCATCAGATAGACGTAGCCAAGAAAGCGGTGGCATCAAGCCGCTTCGAAACCATCATGTTTCCGTTTAATTTTGTTACCTCAGAAGCAGCCGATGAGCTTCTGCCCCTGGTCAGAGAACATAACGTCGGTTTTATAGTCATGAAGCCACTGGCCGGCGGGATGATAGACAACGCTGAAATCGCCTTCAAATATCTTCTCCAGTTTCCGGATATGGTGACAATCTGCGGCATAGAGAAAGTGACTGAGATAGAGGAAATCATCCAGATACTGGACGGTCCCCACACAATGACAGCAGCAGAGCTGGAAGAGATGCAAAAACTAAAACAGGAACTTGGCACCAGGTTTTGCCACCGCTGCGACTACTGCCAACCCTGCAAAGAAGGTATATTGATATCCACTGTCATGATGTATCCCAGCTTGGTGCGTCGTTTACCTCCGGAACATTTGGTCTCAGGCATCTGGGGTGCAATCGTGGAAAAGGCAACTAGCTGCAATCAGTGCGGTGACTGCGAGGAAAGATGTCCGTATCATCTTCCCATTCGAGATATGATTTCTGAGTACGTCAACCAATATCAGAGGGAAAAGAGTAAACATCAAAAGCTAGAGCCATCAGCATAA